One region of Qipengyuania sp. SS22 genomic DNA includes:
- a CDS encoding helix-turn-helix domain-containing protein — MTKSNFDQGTVDWRPDWEGDDQKRFSKYRDSFRFQGASFKELRNALGLSQADAAARLATSQSNISKIEAKSDPSISTLKKLLGVDGEMKLVFTLRDGNDLEIRVD, encoded by the coding sequence ATGACTAAGTCCAACTTCGACCAAGGGACGGTCGATTGGCGCCCTGATTGGGAAGGAGACGATCAAAAAAGATTTAGCAAATATCGAGATAGTTTTCGTTTTCAGGGCGCTAGCTTCAAAGAACTGAGGAATGCTTTGGGGCTATCCCAAGCAGACGCAGCGGCTCGTCTTGCGACGAGTCAATCGAACATATCAAAAATCGAGGCCAAGTCCGATCCATCAATTTCAACCCTCAAGAAGCTTTTGGGCGTAGATGGTGAGATGAAGTTGGTCTTTACATTGAGGGATGGCAATGATTTAGAAATAAGGGTGGACTAG